The following proteins come from a genomic window of Nitrosopumilus sp.:
- a CDS encoding two-component system response regulator produces MKPSVIIIDDYNEVTDTFSEYLSLSSIDVLAIGHNGNDAVELYKVHKPDVVLLDYMMPKFNGFYALRNIHKINPDAKVIFLTASLRPDLPQQLKDAGADAVLTKPINMNNLVGLIKTMQLGGVTQVSN; encoded by the coding sequence ATGAAACCTAGTGTGATTATAATTGATGATTATAACGAGGTTACAGATACTTTCTCAGAATATCTTAGTTTGTCATCAATTGATGTTTTGGCCATAGGACACAATGGTAATGATGCCGTAGAACTCTATAAAGTGCACAAGCCAGATGTAGTTTTGCTGGATTACATGATGCCAAAATTTAATGGGTTCTATGCATTACGAAACATTCACAAAATAAATCCTGATGCCAAAGTAATTTTTTTGACTGCTAGTTTGCGCCCCGATTTACCTCAACAACTAAAAGATGCAGGAGCAGATGCAGTATTGACAAAACCTATCAATATGAACAACTTAGTTGGATTGATTAAAACGATGCAATTAGGTGGAGTGACTCAAGTAAGTAACTAA
- a CDS encoding pentapeptide repeat-containing protein, whose protein sequence is MDSDVFRKRNLTKINFDYEELIGRDLSNTNMSGVNLKNRDIHNADLSCTDLRGANLSYSILFYVKLRGADMRNADISNAKLWDTEMYGVDLRGADINGADLFYADLRNADLSDANLSGVNLRHTNFEGAILTSVDFTGANYDSHTLDTLSKNAKNTLKKKGKRW, encoded by the coding sequence ATGGATTCGGATGTTTTTCGAAAACGGAATCTCACAAAAATTAATTTTGATTATGAGGAATTGATAGGCAGAGACTTATCTAATACAAATATGAGTGGAGTGAATCTTAAGAATAGGGACATACATAATGCAGACCTTAGTTGCACAGATCTTAGAGGAGCTAACCTTAGTTATTCCATCTTATTTTATGTAAAACTAAGAGGTGCAGATATGAGAAATGCTGATATTTCTAATGCAAAATTATGGGATACAGAAATGTATGGAGTAGATCTTCGCGGTGCAGACATTAATGGTGCAGATTTGTTTTATGCAGATTTAAGAAATGCTGATCTAAGTGATGCAAATCTTAGTGGAGTAAATTTAAGACATACAAATTTTGAGGGGGCGATTTTAACGTCAGTAGATTTTACTGGTGCAAATTATGATTCACACACATTAGATACTTTATCTAAAAATGCAAAAAACACATTAAAGAAAAAAGGTAAAAGATGGTAA
- a CDS encoding nucleotidyltransferase family protein translates to MKAIILAGGRGKRLRPITDYIPKPLVPIKNIPIIEWQIKYLKKFGIDEIIICTGYKQDIIEHYLNIKNIGVKIKFSVEKSPLGTGGAIKKAAKLINEKSFFVINGDTITNIDLKELAKKQNSLASIELRTNFGILETNNDKITKFKEKKEIVGVWMNAGIYYLEKEILKDLPDKGDIEKTVFPNYAKKGKLNTVKFKNVRWYSIDSFKDMEECALEIEKIIK, encoded by the coding sequence TTGAAAGCAATAATTTTAGCGGGAGGTCGTGGAAAAAGATTAAGACCAATAACAGACTACATACCAAAACCCCTTGTTCCAATAAAAAATATTCCAATAATTGAATGGCAAATAAAATATTTAAAAAAATTTGGGATTGATGAAATAATTATTTGTACAGGATACAAACAAGATATTATAGAACATTACCTAAACATAAAAAATATTGGTGTTAAGATAAAATTTTCAGTTGAAAAATCCCCATTGGGTACTGGAGGTGCAATTAAAAAAGCGGCAAAGTTGATCAATGAAAAATCTTTTTTTGTCATTAATGGGGATACAATCACTAATATAGATTTGAAAGAACTCGCGAAAAAACAAAATTCCTTAGCATCAATTGAGTTGCGAACAAATTTTGGAATTTTAGAAACTAATAATGATAAAATAACAAAATTTAAAGAGAAAAAGGAAATTGTGGGCGTATGGATGAATGCAGGAATTTATTATTTAGAAAAAGAAATACTCAAAGATTTACCAGATAAAGGCGATATCGAAAAAACAGTTTTTCCAAATTATGCTAAAAAAGGCAAACTAAACACTGTAAAGTTTAAAAATGTGAGGTGGTATTCTATTGATTCCTTTAAAGATATGGAAGAATGTGCGTTAGAAATTGAAAAAATAATAAAATAA
- a CDS encoding type II glyceraldehyde-3-phosphate dehydrogenase: MKKIFVNGYGSIGSRITSFLKDDPEITVIGVGKYSPDDKVNIAISRGLNVYVPEKKMDDFANYKITGSIESALNDCDLVIDAAPGGHGYKNKINLYEPKNIPAIYQGGETVVGNEAVSDLLFNSRVNYDQALGKRHVMQGSCNVTGMGRILEPLRVKFGDRLIRFDVTLVRRWADIEQTEKNVVDTIEMSEKPHHGDDVKMYFGKEAPLYVRAIKVPTRQMHLHIMDIRFQDVAPKPSEIHELFTNEFGVATIWTAKGTKDIRDYAEKMGFNFTDTNMIHIHANMTTSIGDTVQMMYSDDQTGIVIPENHMLLQAMLFEKSYEDAFVHTESIFHMKEKKEKLQEYFAKK; encoded by the coding sequence ATGAAGAAAATCTTTGTTAATGGATATGGTTCTATTGGCAGTAGAATTACTTCGTTTCTAAAAGATGATCCTGAGATTACGGTTATTGGTGTGGGAAAGTATTCTCCCGATGACAAAGTGAACATCGCAATTTCTAGAGGTTTGAATGTATATGTTCCAGAAAAAAAGATGGATGATTTTGCAAATTATAAAATTACAGGCTCTATAGAATCTGCACTTAATGATTGTGATTTAGTTATAGATGCAGCACCTGGAGGCCATGGTTATAAAAATAAAATAAATCTCTATGAGCCAAAAAATATCCCTGCAATTTATCAAGGTGGTGAAACAGTTGTTGGAAACGAAGCTGTTTCGGATTTATTGTTTAATTCAAGAGTAAATTATGATCAAGCATTAGGAAAACGGCATGTAATGCAAGGAAGCTGTAATGTTACTGGGATGGGTAGAATTTTAGAACCATTGCGTGTCAAATTTGGAGATAGGCTAATTCGTTTTGATGTAACTTTAGTACGAAGATGGGCTGATATTGAGCAAACAGAAAAAAATGTTGTAGATACAATAGAAATGTCTGAAAAACCTCATCATGGAGATGATGTTAAGATGTATTTTGGAAAAGAAGCCCCCCTTTATGTTCGGGCAATCAAGGTTCCAACACGGCAAATGCATTTACACATTATGGATATTCGATTCCAAGACGTGGCTCCAAAACCCTCTGAAATTCATGAACTTTTTACAAATGAATTCGGTGTTGCAACTATTTGGACTGCTAAAGGAACTAAAGATATACGAGATTATGCCGAAAAGATGGGCTTTAATTTTACAGATACAAACATGATTCATATTCATGCAAACATGACTACGTCTATCGGCGACACCGTTCAAATGATGTATTCTGATGACCAAACAGGTATTGTAATTCCTGAAAATCACATGCTTTTACAAGCAATGCTGTTTGAAAAATCATACGAAGATGCTTTTGTTCATACTGAATCAATATTTCATATGAAGGAAAAAAAAGAAAAACTACAAGAGTATTTTGCTAAAAAGTAA
- a CDS encoding hemolysin family protein, with protein MVELWMELSALAILIGLSGFFSGLEVALVGTRHSKVNQLRKQKVKGSEALYKLKHNPGWMMSSVNLGNNLVNVGSSAFATSVAIRIFGNDGLAIAVGIMTFLILVFGEITPKTYCNANATKIALRFAPVLLVFSYAFWPVVKLFEIITKTMVRITGSSYHAPPITEEEIKGIIEQGLADDALEKDESDLVHSALEFDDTVIRTVMTPRTKMTTLPAKMLLFDALPLINQNAHSRIPIYGETNDDIIGFIHVRDVLKEVELDNKMKTLEQIAREPVFVSQEKMVSSLLKEMKGRKTHMAIVIDEHGGVEGLVTLEDLIEEIIGDIEDETDISPGVDHQSIDKDTIITSGEIEIERVNDIFKSDLPEGDDYSTLNGLLHERLQDIPQEGDKLELENLRIIVEKVSKNIPVKIRIERMKK; from the coding sequence ATGGTAGAACTTTGGATGGAGTTATCTGCTTTAGCTATTCTCATAGGATTATCTGGTTTCTTTAGTGGTTTGGAAGTAGCTCTAGTTGGAACTAGACATTCAAAAGTAAATCAATTAAGAAAACAAAAAGTAAAAGGTTCCGAAGCCCTCTACAAATTAAAACATAATCCTGGATGGATGATGTCAAGTGTAAATCTTGGAAATAATCTAGTTAATGTAGGATCTTCTGCATTTGCAACTAGCGTTGCAATTAGAATTTTTGGGAACGATGGTTTGGCAATAGCAGTGGGAATCATGACATTTTTGATTCTAGTGTTTGGAGAAATAACTCCAAAAACATATTGTAATGCCAATGCTACAAAGATTGCATTACGATTTGCACCTGTATTATTAGTATTTAGTTATGCATTTTGGCCCGTAGTGAAACTATTTGAAATAATTACAAAAACAATGGTGAGAATAACTGGAAGTAGTTATCATGCACCACCAATTACAGAAGAAGAAATCAAAGGAATTATAGAACAGGGTTTAGCAGATGACGCATTAGAAAAAGATGAAAGTGATCTTGTTCACAGTGCATTGGAATTTGATGATACTGTAATTCGAACAGTGATGACCCCACGAACTAAGATGACAACACTACCTGCAAAAATGTTGTTGTTTGATGCTTTGCCTTTAATCAATCAAAATGCTCACTCAAGAATACCGATTTATGGAGAAACAAATGATGACATCATAGGATTTATTCATGTCAGAGATGTGTTAAAAGAAGTTGAATTAGATAACAAAATGAAAACTTTAGAACAAATTGCAAGAGAACCAGTATTTGTATCTCAAGAAAAGATGGTAAGTTCCCTATTAAAAGAAATGAAAGGCAGGAAAACACACATGGCAATTGTAATTGATGAACATGGTGGGGTAGAAGGTTTGGTAACACTAGAAGATTTAATCGAGGAGATTATAGGAGATATTGAAGATGAAACAGATATTTCACCAGGTGTAGACCATCAATCAATTGACAAAGATACCATCATCACAAGTGGAGAAATAGAAATAGAAAGAGTAAATGATATTTTTAAATCAGATCTACCAGAAGGAGATGATTATAGCACCCTTAATGGTTTATTGCATGAAAGATTACAAGATATTCCTCAAGAAGGAGACAAACTAGAACTTGAAAATCTTAGAATAATCGTAGAGAAAGTTAGTAAGAACATTCCAGTAAAGATAAGAATAGAACGTATGAAAAAATAA
- a CDS encoding resolvase produces MRKKVAALTIIKQKTKKEKSKNNQNAARTRRQRGYQWEDAIVKRFNNTEKWKAFRLGSPSIALPDVLAVNTEASAIFTIEAKSGTSTSLPVPGDQIERCLSWIKTFDIYEKRNVLLAFKFLSKKRIDVGKYENRELREFFKIWDESIEITDCVCTYEGKFFAKTDGKRKELFLKECQMPFKTKQRTSA; encoded by the coding sequence ATGAGAAAAAAAGTTGCGGCATTGACAATAATAAAGCAAAAAACAAAAAAAGAAAAGAGTAAAAATAATCAAAACGCCGCAAGAACAAGAAGACAAAGAGGCTATCAATGGGAAGATGCCATTGTAAAGAGATTCAATAATACTGAAAAGTGGAAAGCATTTAGACTTGGCTCCCCAAGCATAGCATTACCAGATGTATTAGCTGTGAATACAGAAGCCAGTGCAATATTTACCATAGAAGCAAAATCGGGAACTAGTACATCACTTCCCGTTCCAGGAGATCAAATTGAGCGATGTTTATCTTGGATTAAGACTTTTGATATTTATGAAAAGAGAAATGTTTTGTTAGCATTCAAATTTTTGTCAAAAAAAAGAATCGATGTGGGAAAATATGAAAATAGAGAATTACGAGAATTTTTTAAGATTTGGGATGAATCAATAGAAATAACGGATTGTGTTTGTACCTATGAAGGGAAATTTTTTGCAAAAACAGATGGCAAAAGAAAAGAATTATTCCTAAAAGAATGTCAGATGCCCTTTAAAACAAAACAAAGAACTAGTGCCTAA
- a CDS encoding LLM class flavin-dependent oxidoreductase, protein MRIGFSLGSLLSVDEVLKCSEILSKTSVDTIWIPETWGMENFSMLSAVSNRTKSQKIGSSIINIYSRSPATIAMGAATVDVLSDGRLILGLGTSSLPIIEDFHGMEFVNPLKRMKEYVEIIRLILSGKVVNYNSSSFNLKNFTLLIKTKREFIPIYLAAINQKMVDLAWSIGDGVIFYLRPIEEMKKTISKMQSQNKIDVTCQIITSVSEDSDDSIIRAKKTLAFYISVGKIYRDFLASNGFKNETSAVYDEFKKSGFKSNHELISDSMLRSLVIAGTSEECRKQMKNFRNTGIDLPIIQFNPIGDVVKSFRLFKKTFLDD, encoded by the coding sequence ATGCGTATTGGGTTCAGCTTAGGCTCATTGCTTTCTGTAGATGAGGTTCTAAAATGCTCAGAGATTCTCTCAAAAACAAGTGTAGATACAATATGGATCCCCGAAACATGGGGCATGGAGAATTTTTCGATGCTCAGTGCAGTTTCAAATAGAACAAAATCTCAAAAAATAGGTTCATCAATCATTAATATCTATTCTAGAAGTCCCGCAACGATTGCAATGGGGGCAGCCACTGTAGATGTATTATCTGACGGGAGATTGATTTTAGGTCTTGGAACAAGTAGTTTACCAATAATTGAGGATTTTCATGGAATGGAATTCGTAAATCCATTGAAACGTATGAAAGAATATGTAGAAATAATTAGGTTGATTTTATCTGGAAAAGTAGTTAATTATAATAGTAGTAGTTTTAATTTGAAAAATTTTACATTATTGATTAAAACAAAAAGAGAGTTCATTCCAATCTATCTAGCTGCAATTAATCAAAAAATGGTAGATTTAGCATGGAGTATAGGCGACGGAGTAATTTTTTATTTGAGACCAATTGAAGAAATGAAAAAAACGATTTCAAAAATGCAATCACAAAATAAAATTGATGTCACATGTCAGATAATCACTAGCGTATCTGAAGATTCAGATGATTCTATAATACGTGCTAAAAAAACACTGGCATTTTATATTTCGGTAGGAAAAATTTATAGAGATTTTTTGGCTAGTAATGGTTTTAAAAATGAAACTAGTGCAGTATATGATGAATTTAAAAAGTCAGGATTTAAATCAAATCATGAATTAATTTCAGATTCAATGTTGAGATCATTAGTGATTGCAGGAACATCTGAAGAATGTAGAAAACAAATGAAGAATTTTCGAAACACAGGAATAGATTTACCAATTATTCAATTCAATCCAATAGGAGATGTTGTAAAGTCTTTTAGATTATTTAAAAAAACATTTCTGGATGATTAG
- a CDS encoding threonine synthase: protein MQGDAYLKCIDPKCGLEYPVESTNVQCTNGHLLDVKYKKVPSTDLKEVFYKRRNSENSIFNESGVWRFRELLNFCQIDTENLEECSKYLVSLDGAEGRQSKPYQMSKAADFIGISTRNLWLQPEGYNPSGSFKDNGMATAVTHAKMVGAKKIVCASTGNTSASAGMFAANEGIDCDVYIPAGQIAPGKLSQAYQFGAQILEVNGNFDDALKQSLEDAQNHEGYTVNSVNPFRIEGQKTIPFRALEYLNWEVPDWIVYPGGALGNTSSCGKALMELYEWGWIKKIPRIAVINSEGASTLSDLYNGKFEDEEIRWNKGNPNTELISRYYEHLDKQGIKPKTKATAIQIGRPANILKGLRALEFTNGVVTTVSDSEMLDGMSVVGLNGFDCEMASGASVVGIKKLIAQEIIKKDDVVVGILTGRQKDAMLPVEYHQNPNNIFANPPKN, encoded by the coding sequence ATGCAAGGAGATGCGTATCTAAAGTGTATTGATCCAAAATGTGGTTTAGAATATCCTGTTGAAAGTACAAACGTTCAATGCACCAATGGACATCTATTAGATGTAAAATACAAGAAGGTCCCTTCTACAGATTTAAAAGAAGTATTTTACAAAAGACGTAATTCCGAAAACAGTATTTTTAATGAAAGTGGAGTTTGGAGATTTAGAGAATTGTTGAATTTCTGTCAAATAGATACAGAAAATCTTGAAGAATGTTCAAAATACTTAGTGTCTCTAGACGGTGCAGAAGGCAGGCAATCAAAGCCATATCAAATGTCAAAAGCTGCAGACTTTATAGGAATTTCAACTAGAAATTTATGGTTACAGCCTGAAGGATACAATCCCAGTGGATCTTTCAAAGATAATGGGATGGCAACAGCTGTTACACATGCAAAGATGGTAGGAGCTAAGAAAATTGTTTGTGCATCAACTGGAAACACATCTGCATCTGCGGGGATGTTTGCGGCAAATGAAGGCATTGATTGTGATGTGTATATACCAGCGGGGCAAATTGCACCAGGAAAACTTAGTCAAGCTTATCAATTCGGAGCTCAAATTTTAGAAGTTAATGGGAATTTTGATGATGCATTAAAGCAATCCTTGGAGGATGCACAAAATCATGAAGGATATACTGTAAACTCTGTTAATCCGTTTAGAATTGAAGGTCAAAAAACAATTCCGTTTAGAGCGCTAGAATATTTGAATTGGGAAGTACCTGATTGGATAGTTTATCCAGGAGGGGCATTAGGAAATACTTCTAGCTGTGGAAAAGCACTGATGGAATTATATGAGTGGGGATGGATCAAAAAAATTCCTAGAATTGCAGTAATTAATTCAGAGGGTGCAAGTACATTATCGGATTTGTATAACGGAAAATTTGAAGATGAAGAAATCAGATGGAATAAAGGAAATCCAAATACAGAATTAATTTCTAGATATTATGAGCATTTAGATAAACAAGGAATTAAGCCTAAAACCAAAGCTACGGCCATTCAAATTGGAAGACCTGCAAATATTTTGAAAGGCTTACGTGCATTAGAATTTACAAATGGGGTGGTAACTACTGTGTCTGATTCTGAAATGCTTGATGGAATGTCAGTGGTGGGGTTAAATGGATTTGATTGTGAAATGGCATCAGGTGCTTCTGTAGTAGGCATTAAAAAGTTGATTGCACAAGAGATAATCAAAAAAGATGATGTCGTGGTTGGAATTTTGACAGGCAGACAAAAAGATGCGATGTTGCCAGTAGAATATCACCAAAATCCCAACAATATTTTTGCAAATCCTCCAAAAAATTAG
- a CDS encoding zinc ribbon domain-containing protein, translating to MNFESELHNGNFYIPECTKCLKVVWPPSEFCNHCFGEISLKKKAHKGKIIEFSRQDDMYFCLVEFDEEIKVMAKIPDTPEIGQTVKISKCGISNGNYFFQVI from the coding sequence ATGAATTTTGAATCAGAGTTGCATAATGGAAATTTTTACATTCCTGAATGTACGAAATGCTTGAAAGTGGTATGGCCACCGTCTGAATTCTGTAATCATTGTTTTGGGGAAATATCTCTAAAGAAAAAGGCACATAAAGGAAAAATAATTGAATTTTCAAGACAAGACGACATGTATTTTTGTCTAGTTGAATTTGATGAAGAGATCAAGGTCATGGCAAAAATCCCAGACACACCAGAGATTGGTCAAACTGTAAAAATTTCAAAGTGTGGAATATCCAACGGGAATTATTTTTTTCAGGTTATTTGA
- a CDS encoding thiolase family protein encodes MKKVGIISYGITPFSKEDQKIESVLLKSVKNLFENNPSINRNDIDAVLVSTNNNSKYLSPILSEMIEAHPKIAHSIESLCNSGTNSIVSAYSYISSGLADMVLISGAERYDSPGQILEWDNSRGEYKHPIFWASIFTKSYKREFSISDEELAVVPVKNHKQAKENPNAMSNKNFSIQDVMNSKKLTDDIRLLDCSRPCTGSASVILASEEIVRKNTDSPVWITGIGQKTTSASFTKNTSFSFMESTKLAVESALKMSNRAISDIDVAEIHDAFSVCEPMALESLGFANLGKGIDIIKELHETNNFKINPRGGLIGSGHPLGATGIAQTIEIIQQIQSNAMNRQVDNAKIGLVHNMSAAATSSTVLVLEK; translated from the coding sequence ATGAAAAAGGTTGGCATCATATCTTATGGGATTACTCCTTTTTCAAAAGAGGATCAAAAAATAGAATCAGTTTTACTCAAATCTGTAAAGAATCTTTTTGAAAATAATCCCAGTATCAATCGAAATGATATCGATGCAGTTTTGGTTTCTACAAATAACAATTCAAAATATTTATCTCCTATTTTGTCCGAAATGATTGAAGCACATCCTAAAATTGCACACTCTATAGAGAGTTTGTGTAATTCAGGCACAAATTCAATAGTTTCAGCATATTCATACATTTCATCTGGATTGGCAGATATGGTGCTTATTTCTGGTGCTGAAAGATATGATAGTCCAGGACAGATTTTAGAGTGGGACAACTCAAGAGGAGAATACAAACATCCAATTTTTTGGGCCTCAATTTTTACAAAATCGTACAAACGTGAATTTTCTATTTCTGATGAAGAACTTGCGGTTGTACCAGTAAAGAATCACAAACAGGCTAAAGAAAACCCTAACGCAATGTCAAATAAGAATTTTTCAATTCAGGATGTGATGAATTCTAAAAAATTAACCGATGATATTAGATTGTTAGATTGTTCAAGACCTTGTACTGGCAGTGCATCAGTAATTCTTGCATCCGAAGAAATAGTTAGGAAAAATACTGATTCTCCTGTATGGATTACAGGAATTGGTCAAAAAACAACATCTGCAAGTTTTACAAAAAATACTTCATTTAGTTTCATGGAATCAACTAAACTAGCCGTGGAATCCGCATTAAAAATGTCAAATAGGGCCATTTCAGATATTGATGTTGCTGAAATTCATGATGCCTTTTCCGTTTGCGAACCCATGGCATTGGAATCATTAGGTTTTGCAAATTTGGGCAAAGGAATTGACATAATAAAAGAGCTACATGAAACAAATAATTTTAAAATAAATCCTAGAGGAGGATTAATTGGTTCAGGTCATCCGCTTGGAGCAACAGGCATAGCACAAACAATTGAAATTATCCAACAAATACAATCAAACGCAATGAATAGACAAGTTGATAATGCAAAGATTGGTTTGGTTCACAATATGTCAGCTGCGGCTACTTCGTCAACAGTATTGGTTTTAGAAAAATGA